From one Phocaeicola salanitronis DSM 18170 genomic stretch:
- a CDS encoding CobW family GTP-binding protein — MNAKEIPVLLLTGYLGSGKTTLVNRILSNKRGIKFAVIVNDLGEVNIDADLIQKGGIVDKKDDSLVSLQNGCICCTLKTDLIEQLFDLMKSQRFDYIVIEASGICEPEPIAQTICSIPSLGGAYTKYGVCRLDCIVTVVDALRMQDEFACGDNLTRTHIDEENIENLIIQQIEFCNIILLNKASEVKPEELNRIKQIIRTIQPTAEIIECDYGDVNLDKLLHTHSFDFERVATSAGWIRGIERAASEEEEREAHGHHPEEHHHDEEGGHHHEHHHHHDEGEAEEYGIGTFVYYRRPAFDIHKLDHYIATKWPKNIIRTKGVCYFSHNRDMSYLFEQAGRQKQLKEAGLWYATAPEEDLIKLMMQEPGLMRDWDEKYGDRMIKLVFIGQHLDKEQITHDLDECLETE; from the coding sequence ATGAATGCAAAAGAAATTCCGGTGCTGCTCCTGACCGGTTATCTGGGAAGCGGCAAAACCACTTTGGTAAACCGTATTCTATCCAATAAACGAGGTATCAAATTTGCCGTCATTGTAAACGACTTGGGCGAAGTGAATATTGATGCCGACTTAATCCAAAAGGGAGGAATTGTAGACAAGAAAGACGACAGTCTGGTATCGCTTCAGAACGGATGTATCTGCTGTACCCTGAAGACCGACCTGATAGAACAGTTGTTCGACCTGATGAAAAGCCAACGCTTCGACTATATCGTCATCGAAGCCAGTGGCATCTGTGAACCGGAACCCATCGCACAGACCATTTGCTCCATTCCTTCACTGGGAGGCGCATATACCAAATACGGCGTATGCCGGCTGGATTGTATCGTAACCGTAGTGGACGCCCTGCGCATGCAGGACGAGTTTGCATGCGGAGACAATCTTACCCGCACACACATCGATGAAGAAAATATCGAAAACCTTATTATCCAGCAAATCGAGTTTTGCAACATCATCTTGCTGAACAAGGCTTCCGAAGTAAAACCCGAAGAACTGAACCGCATCAAGCAAATCATCCGCACCATCCAGCCCACGGCTGAGATTATCGAATGCGATTACGGGGATGTCAACCTCGACAAACTGCTCCATACGCATTCTTTCGACTTCGAGCGTGTAGCCACTTCCGCCGGGTGGATCCGGGGCATCGAACGTGCCGCCAGCGAAGAAGAGGAACGTGAGGCGCACGGACATCATCCCGAAGAACATCATCACGATGAAGAAGGCGGACATCACCATGAGCATCACCATCATCACGATGAAGGGGAAGCGGAAGAATACGGCATCGGCACGTTTGTCTATTACCGCCGTCCGGCATTCGACATCCACAAGCTAGACCATTACATCGCGACCAAATGGCCCAAAAACATCATCCGTACCAAAGGCGTATGCTACTTCAGCCATAACCGTGACATGTCTTACCTCTTCGAACAGGCCGGACGCCAAAAGCAACTGAAAGAGGCAGGATTATGGTATGCCACCGCTCCCGAAGAAGACCTTATCAAGCTGATGATGCAAGAGCCCGGACTGATGCGCGACTGGGACGAGAAATACGGAGACCGCATGATCAAGCTGGTTTTCATCGGGCAACATCTTGACAAGGAACAAATCACCCATGATTTGGATGAATGCTTAGAAACGGAATAG